A part of Paraliobacillus zengyii genomic DNA contains:
- a CDS encoding phage antirepressor KilAC domain-containing protein, protein MDQFTKVFEGNRLRIIEKDTGPWFVAKDVCEILEINNSRQAITRLDYDEKASVILNDGRQNRHLMCVNEFGLYNLVLSSRKPEAKQFKRWITHEVLPSIRKTEKYEIGQASYAIDDPIKRAQLWIEEQKEKLMLEQRVKEYEPKVNYVDKILASKDAVNITQIAKDYALSGKKLNDILHAAGVQYKMNGQWLLYGKHQGSGYTKSKTTEYRKKDGTTGTKLHTRWTQKGRLFIHEILKSHGIYPLLDKSA, encoded by the coding sequence TTGGATCAATTTACAAAAGTATTTGAAGGGAACCGATTAAGAATCATTGAGAAAGATACTGGACCGTGGTTTGTTGCTAAAGATGTTTGTGAAATTTTAGAAATCAATAATAGCAGACAAGCAATAACACGATTAGATTATGATGAGAAAGCTAGCGTCATTTTAAATGACGGTAGGCAGAATAGACACTTAATGTGTGTTAATGAATTCGGGCTTTACAATTTAGTTTTGTCAAGCCGTAAACCAGAAGCAAAGCAATTTAAAAGATGGATTACTCATGAGGTACTTCCTTCTATTCGTAAAACTGAGAAGTATGAAATAGGACAAGCTTCTTATGCCATTGATGATCCTATAAAACGTGCTCAACTTTGGATAGAAGAACAAAAAGAAAAATTAATGCTTGAACAACGTGTTAAGGAGTATGAACCAAAAGTAAATTACGTAGATAAGATACTTGCATCAAAAGATGCCGTAAACATAACACAAATAGCAAAAGATTATGCATTGAGTGGGAAGAAGTTAAATGACATATTACATGCAGCTGGTGTCCAATACAAAATGAATGGGCAATGGTTGTTATATGGTAAACATCAAGGCAGTGGGTATACCAAATCCAAAACAACAGAATACAGAAAAAAAGATGGGACCACTGGAACGAAACTTCACACCAGATGGACCCAAAAAGGACGTCTTTTTATTCATGAGATATTAAAGTCTCACGGGATTTATCCATTATTAGATAAATCCGCTTAA
- a CDS encoding replication terminator protein, whose amino-acid sequence MTNYIVDLNTFANGALAEQFDYELKKVLENIGDPNTDPEKKRKLQVNLVLKADERRQLTDVVVEVKSTLTPRNAVLSSLIMDRDENGVATAAELKSGLKDQTYFDSDTGEIKDDRGQNIVDLQKQGGKK is encoded by the coding sequence ATGACTAATTATATTGTCGATTTGAACACATTTGCTAATGGGGCTTTAGCAGAACAGTTTGATTACGAATTAAAAAAGGTTTTAGAAAACATCGGTGATCCAAATACTGATCCAGAAAAGAAGAGAAAGTTACAGGTGAATCTAGTTTTAAAAGCGGATGAAAGACGTCAACTTACTGACGTTGTTGTTGAAGTTAAATCAACGCTTACTCCACGTAATGCAGTATTATCTTCTCTAATTATGGATCGAGATGAAAATGGGGTAGCTACTGCAGCTGAATTAAAGAGTGGCTTAAAAGATCAAACATATTTTGATTCAGATACAGGCGAAATAAAAGATGATCGAGGTCAAAATATAGTTGACCTTCAAAAACAAGGAGGCAAAAAATAA
- a CDS encoding helix-turn-helix domain-containing protein, which translates to MNCLYTISKTSEILGVNKNKVYDLIKHGHIQALKLGSMKISSFELDDFMKRNAGKDFSDLENVKELKVIYERSGT; encoded by the coding sequence TTGAATTGCTTATACACTATTTCCAAAACTTCTGAAATATTGGGCGTAAATAAAAACAAAGTATATGACCTAATCAAACATGGTCATATACAAGCGCTCAAGTTGGGTTCAATGAAAATTTCATCTTTTGAACTTGATGATTTTATGAAGCGGAATGCTGGTAAAGATTTCTCTGATTTAGAAAATGTTAAAGAATTAAAAGTGATTTATGAAAGGAGTGGTACTTAA
- a CDS encoding helix-turn-helix domain-containing protein, whose protein sequence is MNISKLKGKIVENNLNVENLAKELGMDKSTLYRKLNNKGKSLTIEEANKIVETLNLSKEESMAIFFNSFVAYNANFKDKVF, encoded by the coding sequence ATGAACATAAGCAAGTTAAAAGGTAAAATTGTAGAAAATAATTTAAATGTAGAGAATTTGGCTAAAGAGTTGGGGATGGACAAAAGTACTTTGTATAGGAAACTTAATAATAAAGGGAAGTCATTGACAATTGAGGAAGCAAATAAAATTGTGGAAACATTAAATCTAAGTAAAGAAGAGTCAATGGCTATTTTTTTTAACTCTTTTGTCGCATATAATGCGAATTTTAAAGATAAAGTATTTTAA
- a CDS encoding LexA family protein, with amino-acid sequence MNIGTRIKSRRKQLKMTVDELANTLGKNRATIYRYESSEIENMPIDIVEPLAKALRITPSYLMGWENGDKNNLKEESNFSYNYYPESVSAGLPINIDGITEEFVENIKIPNSLMGKWAGSKDIFIMRVNGESMNRTIPHHSLIAVKKLSLNNLCNGDIVVYSHNNEYSVKKVYKHEDILIFRPDSTDERFADYVARSDDVNLVIHGKVVIYIVEQD; translated from the coding sequence ATGAACATAGGTACGAGAATAAAAAGTAGAAGAAAACAACTAAAAATGACTGTTGATGAACTAGCCAATACACTTGGGAAAAACAGAGCTACAATTTATAGGTATGAGAGTAGCGAGATTGAGAATATGCCTATAGATATTGTTGAACCACTTGCAAAAGCATTGAGGATAACACCTTCTTATTTAATGGGTTGGGAAAATGGCGATAAAAATAATCTTAAAGAGGAATCAAATTTCTCCTACAATTACTATCCTGAGTCTGTTTCTGCTGGTCTGCCAATAAATATTGATGGTATTACAGAAGAATTTGTAGAAAATATAAAAATACCCAATTCGCTTATGGGCAAATGGGCAGGGAGTAAAGATATTTTTATAATGAGAGTAAATGGTGAATCTATGAACAGGACTATTCCTCATCATTCTTTAATCGCTGTAAAAAAATTATCTTTAAATAATTTATGTAATGGTGACATTGTTGTTTATAGTCATAATAATGAATACTCAGTTAAAAAAGTGTACAAGCACGAAGATATTTTAATCTTCAGACCAGACTCAACAGATGAAAGATTTGCTGATTATGTGGCCCGCTCTGATGATGTCAATCTTGTGATTCATGGGAAGGTAGTAATTTATATTGTTGAACAAGATTAA
- a CDS encoding tyrosine-type recombinase/integrase — protein MKGGVRKRYGSWYYYFDLATTEGKRKKIERKAEGANSKPEAERVLRQAIAEYENSGVFFEPSKTSVHDYFQFWLKEYVELNLKHNTIENYRGVIKNHIVPALGDKHLRSLSPEVLQKFINDKFRNDYSHQTLTIFHSVLKNALNQAVFPYKLIRDNPMNYVKIPRFESKRTTKKELKILSKETLKKINDYLTEEDIFYIPYHIGLNTGMRVSEVCALTWDCVDLDNGIIEVDKILINKNKEWIFGTPKTAASYRKIKIGKTLINILKKHRVRQKQNKLVYGEFYEDSEFVCTKENGKNVTPSSCKWGGRNLRVKLEIGFNFHSLRHTHATLLLESGAKPKDIQARLGHSRISITLDTYSHLTEKMQNETVDIFERAMYND, from the coding sequence ATGAAAGGCGGCGTAAGGAAACGTTACGGTTCATGGTATTACTATTTTGATCTTGCCACCACAGAAGGGAAACGAAAAAAAATTGAAAGAAAAGCTGAAGGTGCAAATAGCAAACCAGAAGCTGAAAGGGTTTTAAGACAAGCTATTGCAGAGTATGAAAACAGTGGCGTATTTTTTGAACCTTCAAAAACGTCAGTACATGATTATTTTCAATTTTGGTTAAAAGAATACGTTGAACTAAATTTAAAACATAATACGATAGAAAATTATAGAGGCGTTATCAAAAATCACATTGTTCCAGCTTTAGGTGATAAGCATTTAAGATCATTGTCACCAGAAGTATTACAGAAGTTTATTAATGATAAATTTAGAAATGATTACTCACATCAAACGCTGACCATTTTTCATAGTGTTCTTAAAAACGCTTTAAATCAAGCCGTATTCCCCTACAAATTAATAAGAGATAATCCAATGAATTATGTAAAAATACCAAGATTCGAATCTAAAAGGACCACCAAAAAAGAATTGAAAATCTTATCGAAAGAAACACTTAAAAAGATTAATGATTATCTTACTGAAGAAGATATATTTTATATTCCATATCACATTGGTTTAAATACAGGAATGCGTGTAAGTGAAGTCTGTGCTTTAACCTGGGATTGTGTTGACCTTGATAATGGGATAATTGAAGTAGATAAAATTCTAATTAATAAAAATAAAGAATGGATTTTTGGAACACCCAAGACAGCCGCTTCTTATAGAAAAATTAAAATAGGCAAAACATTAATCAACATTTTAAAAAAACATCGTGTTCGTCAGAAGCAAAATAAGCTTGTTTACGGAGAGTTCTATGAGGATAGTGAATTTGTGTGCACAAAAGAAAACGGAAAGAATGTGACCCCCTCTAGTTGCAAATGGGGCGGTCGAAACTTGAGAGTTAAACTCGAAATAGGTTTTAATTTTCATTCACTCCGGCATACACATGCAACACTGCTTTTAGAAAGCGGTGCAAAGCCAAAAGATATTCAAGCTCGGCTTGGACATTCAAGAATCAGTATAACTTTAGACACCTATTCGCACTTAACAGAAAAAATGCAAAATGAGACAGTCGATATCTTTGAACGTGCTATGTATAATGATTAA